One Candidatus Eremiobacterota bacterium genomic window carries:
- a CDS encoding histidine triad nucleotide-binding protein, giving the protein MKCIFCSIIKGEIPSKRLYEDDKIVCFHDISPQAPVHILIVPRKHFPDLLAMSAEEGEYAAHLIKAIPLLAKKAGLESEGFRLVSNCKEKAGQSVFHLHFHLMGGRSFTWPPG; this is encoded by the coding sequence ATGAAATGTATATTCTGCAGCATCATCAAGGGGGAGATCCCCTCGAAGCGCCTTTATGAAGATGACAAGATCGTGTGCTTCCACGATATAAGCCCCCAGGCTCCCGTCCATATCCTCATCGTGCCCAGGAAGCACTTCCCCGACCTGCTGGCAATGTCGGCTGAGGAAGGGGAATACGCGGCCCACCTGATAAAAGCAATCCCCCTTCTTGCGAAAAAGGCCGGCCTGGAGAGCGAGGGATTCCGCCTGGTGAGCAACTGCAAGGAAAAGGCGGGCCAGAGCGTCTTCCACCTGCATTTCCATCTCATGGGGGGGCGATCATTTACCTGGCCGCCCGGGTAG